The following nucleotide sequence is from Pseudomonas sp. RC10.
GACCAAGGGCGAAACCCTTGACCACGTGATTGCGAACGAACCAGATCACCAGCATGCCCGGCAGGATGGTCAACACTCCCGCTGCCGCCAACACGCCCCAGTCGATCCCCGATGCCGACACCGTGCGGGTCATCACCGCCGCGATCGGCTTGGCGTTGACCGATGTCAGTGTCCGCGCCAGCAGCAGCTCGACCCACGAGAACATGAAGCAGAAAAACGCCGTGACACCGATCCCCGAACCAATCAACGGGATGAAAATTTTCCCGAAGAACTTGGGGAAGCTGTACCCGTCGATGTAGGCCGTTTCGTCGATCTCCTTCGGCACGCCAGACATGAAGCCTTCGAGAATCCATACCGCCAAAGGCACGTTGAACAGGCAGTGCGCCAACGCGACGGCGATGTGGGTGTCGAACAGGCCAATCGACGAATACAGCTGGAAAAAGGGCAACAGGAACACCGCCGGTGGCGCCATGCGGTTGGTCAGCAGCCAGAAAAACAAGTGCTTGTCGCCGAGGAAACGATAGCGGGAAAACGCGTAAGCAGCAGGCAATGCCACGCTCAGCGATATCACGGTATTCAGGCAAACGTAGTACAGCGAGTTGATATAGCCGCTGTACCAGCTCTCGTCGGTGAAGATCACCTTGTAGTTCGCCAGGGTGAAATCCTGGGGAAACAGCGTCAGACCGCCGAGGATTTCGGTGTTGGTCTTGAAGGACATGTTCA
It contains:
- a CDS encoding carbohydrate ABC transporter permease gives rise to the protein MNLRKVVPLWIYLLFLLVPIYWLVNMSFKTNTEILGGLTLFPQDFTLANYKVIFTDESWYSGYINSLYYVCLNTVISLSVALPAAYAFSRYRFLGDKHLFFWLLTNRMAPPAVFLLPFFQLYSSIGLFDTHIAVALAHCLFNVPLAVWILEGFMSGVPKEIDETAYIDGYSFPKFFGKIFIPLIGSGIGVTAFFCFMFSWVELLLARTLTSVNAKPIAAVMTRTVSASGIDWGVLAAAGVLTILPGMLVIWFVRNHVVKGFALGRV